DNA from Bradyrhizobium japonicum USDA 6:
CCGGCCGAGAGCTCAGGGTCACCATGGCGTCCGGTCATGGTGTTCGGTTCTCGAACGAGACCTCGACGTCTGATCACGAGGGCCGATGCTTGTCATAGGTGCGAGATGAAAAACCTCAATTTCGCCGCTGAACTGCACCTTAAGCTCGGCGCGCCTGCAAGCAGCACCGTTGAAAGTCTGCGTCTGCTTCGCGCGTTCCTGAAGCTCGCGCCTCGACAGCGTTTCGAGGTCATCAAGCTGGTCGAAGACCTCGGCACCGAAGAAACCCTTCCCGAGCACCCCCTGTCCTGACCCCGGCCGCGCGCCGGCCTTACGCCTCGTCCCTCGTTTTCCGGCCGGAGCCGGACCGCCGGGCGACGTTTGTCCCCCAGGCTGCCGCTGGAATGCGGTCCGGCAAGTGTGGTATTCAGTTGGGAAAAACGGGGAGGAGTATGACCATGATCGAACCGAAGCTCGAAGTTCCGGCCGAACTGCGCGACCTGGCCGAAAAGACGATCGATCAGGCGGAACAGGCATTCGGCATGTTTTTCGAAGCTGCCACCAAATCGATGACGTCGGTTCCCGGAGCGGGTACCGAAGTGTCCAAGCAGGCGCTCGCGTTCACCGAGCAGAACATGAAGTCGGCGTTCGAGCACGCGCGCAAGCTCGTGCATGCCACCGACCTTCAGGAAGCGATGCGAATCCAGTCCGACTTCCTGCGCAGCCAGTTCACCAGCGCCGGCGACCACATGCGCCAGATGACCGGCAGTTTCATGCAGCCCGGCAAGGGAAAGTCCTGAGTTCCGGTGTGCGCCGCGTGACCGCAAATTGATCCTGCGTGACGCCGCGCTCAGCCGCAGCACGATCCCGGAAATTGCGAGAGATCGATGCGGGCGATGATCGACCGCAGCAGCTTGCGGGTCGCACGATAGAGATGCCGCGCGATTGCCCGTGTGCTCGCAGCTGGCAGGCCAAGGCCTGCCGTCTCGAGACGTTTCGTATCGAGGCTTTCGATGGTGTGCGACACGTGCCTCTCCGGGATGGTGAGGCCCTTCCTAGCGTCGCCAGCCTGGAGCTGCCTTGATCTGCCGCAAAGGGGCCCGGCTAGTAGTCGCCGGGGTTCATGATCATCGGGCTTCTGGTGTCAGCCGGCGCGAGCGAGCTGCTGGCACTGTCACGCAGGAAGCGGTCGAGTGTCGCCTGGATCTTCTCCTTGACCGCATCGGGACCGCGATCGCTCATCTCGGTGTGCTGCGCACCGGTATGGACGATGTCGATGCCGCGCGCTTTGGCCTCTTCAGGCGTCGGCAGCACGCCCGGGTCGGTCTGGAAATGCGGATCCTTGGAGCGGAACGACAAGATCTTCAGGTTGTCGCTGAGCACGAAGGGCACCCGCAAATTGTCGAGCGTGATCACCTTCGACACGATCTCCGGGTGCTGATGGGCGACATACATCGAGACGTCGCCACCGTTGGAATGGCCGACGATGGTGATGTGGTCGTAGTCGGTGTTTTCCTGCCGTCGCTTCAGTTCGGCCAGGGTGAAAAGGATGTTGGCCTCGCAGCGGATGTAGACCTCGCGCCGCCCGACATATTGCTGACCGACATGGGTCATCAACGGCGGATCGCTCGGCAGGTCCTGCTGGATGCTGGCAACGAGATAACCGCGCGCCGCGAGCACGTTGGCGAGGAAGGAATACTCGGTCGCCTTGACGGTGTTGCCGTTGCTGATGATGGCGAGCGGGAGCTTCCAGAGCCCGAGATTGGCCTTGGTCTCGTAGTCGCGCCGCACCGCGATTTCGACCGAGATCGGCCGTTGGCGCGAGGCATCGAACAGGGTCAAAACGTCATGTCGGATCGCGAGCCGGCTGACCACGAAATACTGGCCGACGCCGAGCACGCAGAGAAAGGCCAGGATTGCAAACACCCTCTTCATGGTTCCGTCCCAATCACTTTCGTCTGAAAATGGTCATTGGAAGCCCCCGGATCGAGCGATCGTGAGCAGGTTACGGGATTAAATTTAGGCAAGCCTGTGAGCAAGGCCAAAAAGGGCCGCATGCCGGGTGCGATCAAAGCGCGGCGGCTAGAGGCAGCCACCCCTCCGCGTTCGGGGCAGAGCCGGAATGCGCTCGAGAGGGTGAAGAGGAAGCGCGGGCTGCGGCGCTCGTTGTCTGGAGCCCGGTAGCTCAAGGGGACGGCTACGCCGAGATCGGCTTGAAGATCGTCCGCCAGAAAGAACCGCACGCCCGCTCAGGCCGACGTCAGCGACAGGCCGTCGCTCAGGCGGTACCGTCGTTCCAGACTGCGCCGGCGTCGCCAAGGCGTAGAGAAGTCACAGAGGATATCCTGCTGCATGACGAAAGCCGCGTGCTCGACATGTTCGAGCGGATCCAGCAGCTCGGCGTCCGCGTTCTGTTCGACGATTTCGGCACGGGCTATGCGAGCCCGAGCTATCTGAAGAAGTTTCCGCTCGACGGGCTCAAGATCGACCGGTCGTTCGTGCTTGACCTGCTCGCCGATTCCGACGACGCCGCGATCGTCGGCTCGACCATCGGTCTCAGCAAGCAGCTCGGGCTCACTGTCGTGGCGGAAGGCATCGAGAACCGTGCCACGGCCGACTTCCTGGTCAGCATGGGATGCGAGGAAGGGCAGGGATATTTCTTCGGCCGCCCGATGCCTGCCGAGGCGTTCGAGAGGCAATTCCTGCCGGCCGAGCTCGAAGCCGTCAGCGCTGCCTAGCTGACTCACATCACGCGGGCTTCATTGCTAACGCCGGCGGGCGATGGCAACCCCGAACAGGAAGGCGACGAACAGGCTCGCGAGCGGCGCTTCGCGTGTGATTGCGGCGACCGTCGAGAGCGGTTTACCCGGCTTTCGAGCTTCGTCGATGACTTGCGTCAAGCGGTCGACAGCGGCGCGCAAGCCTCCCGCGACCTCACCGATCGTATGAGAGACGTCTGCCGCCGCGTCGATGGCGCGCTCGGCCATGCCGGGCTGGGACGGGGGCTGCGGAATTTCGGTGCTCAAATTCGTAAACTCCGCTTCTGACGAAGTAATGAGGCCGGCACCTTTG
Protein-coding regions in this window:
- a CDS encoding phasin, whose protein sequence is MIEPKLEVPAELRDLAEKTIDQAEQAFGMFFEAATKSMTSVPGAGTEVSKQALAFTEQNMKSAFEHARKLVHATDLQEAMRIQSDFLRSQFTSAGDHMRQMTGSFMQPGKGKS
- a CDS encoding alpha/beta hydrolase translates to MKRVFAILAFLCVLGVGQYFVVSRLAIRHDVLTLFDASRQRPISVEIAVRRDYETKANLGLWKLPLAIISNGNTVKATEYSFLANVLAARGYLVASIQQDLPSDPPLMTHVGQQYVGRREVYIRCEANILFTLAELKRRQENTDYDHITIVGHSNGGDVSMYVAHQHPEIVSKVITLDNLRVPFVLSDNLKILSFRSKDPHFQTDPGVLPTPEEAKARGIDIVHTGAQHTEMSDRGPDAVKEKIQATLDRFLRDSASSSLAPADTRSPMIMNPGDY